In Cicer arietinum cultivar CDC Frontier isolate Library 1 chromosome 1, Cicar.CDCFrontier_v2.0, whole genome shotgun sequence, one DNA window encodes the following:
- the LOC101511273 gene encoding uncharacterized protein yields the protein MSSSLSGGTNALNFNVVKSSSTLTSLTSSSPSSTLTISEASNVSQSAIRTKRPRTNRKRPNQTFNEAAALLSKAYPNLFPNLEKLPPPCKFTKPITEFNNNDSFEPLLLPFDLRARDYDATAFLLRENKSTSQTSVREKIFSGERSLSSGAVNLDEVERDSGEDFDCQSILEEEIDEGIDSIIGSRIEDAGNSGGNDGGRVDFSYGGGFRSFGGKFSWKKALRHVDGVNLLNFAMIDVLEISPGMKKMPASTATIVPVTEKKKQRKKENLKRNASSFALPLRLKLNYADVRNSWSERGLPFRR from the coding sequence ATGAGTTCAAGTTTAAGCGGAGGAACCAATGCATTGAATTTCAACGTGGTCAAATCTTCATCCACATTAACTTCACTtacttcttcttctccttcttcaaCATTAACAATCTCCGAAGCTAGCAACGTCTCCCAAAGCGCAATCCGAACCAAAAGACCCCGAACCAACCGGAAGAGACCGAACCAAACATTCAACGAAGCCGCAGCGCTACTCTCCAAAGCGTATCCGAACCTCTTTCCAAACCTAGAAAAATTACCACCACCGTGCAAATTTACCAAACCAATAACGGAATTCAATAACAACGATTCTTTTGAACCCTTGTTATTGCCGTTCGATTTAAGAGCACGTGACTATGATGCAACCGCTTTTTTACTTCGAGAAAATAAAAGCACTTCTCAAACGAGCGTTCGAGAGAAGATTTTTTCAGGGGAGAGAAGCTTAAGCTCTGGAGCGGTGAATTTGGATGAAGTGGAACGTGATTCTGGAGAGGATTTCGATTGTCAATCGATATTGgaagaagaaattgatgaaGGGATTGATAGTATCATCGGGAGTAGGATTGAGGACGCCGGGAATAGCGGCGGAAACGACGGAGGAAGAGTAGATTTTAGTTACGGCGGCGGATTCAGAAGTTTTGGCGGGAAATTCAGTTGGAAGAAGGCTCTTCGCCATGTCGACGGTGTGAACTTGTTGAATTTTGCAATGATTGATGTCCTTGAAATCTCGCCGGGAATGAAGAAGATGCCGGCGTCGACGGCGACTATTGTTCCGGTGACTGAGAAAAAGAAGCAGAGGAAGAAAGAAAACTTGAAACGGAATGCTTCGAGTTTTGCTCTGCCTCTGCGATTGAAACTTAATTACGCCGATGTTCGGAATTCGTGGTCGGAACGGGGTTTGCCGTTTCGCCGGTGA